From the genome of Acaryochloris sp. CCMEE 5410, one region includes:
- a CDS encoding filamentous hemagglutinin N-terminal domain-containing protein, with translation MHRFFHKFIKSGSCKNTVLIGTALTIFNSLSLLVGTNAQVIPDASFKNETSIVIPNQVVDGIPSEKISGGATRGSNLFHSFQEFNINTGRGIYFDNPQGIQSILTRVTGNNSSNIYGVLGVLGEADLFLLNPNGVIFGPNARLDLNSSFLATSADYIKFEDGQSFSARSREAVPMLTISTPVGLGFTGSAGPIEVQGPGHVNQIPQQLLPSTPLDSNSAGLKVRPDNTIALIGGEVIFRGGIVTSPSGSIEIGSVISGEVGISKNSDSGISLKPQGIKSRGNILFSQLALLDASGFRNGNIRIFGENVTFTDSSMALIQNLGSSPLGEINIDSQNSLTILGDTKFTSKSTQLILPERGIITHTFADGRGANISISTKVLNVDFAGRIIARSVGSGSSGDLTIFASESTTISGNSPFNPSFPLGSTVATAAAGTGSSGHIALFSPQLSIKDGGQLTSSVFRNSDGGDIVINSEMIDLSGFNLISLSPSIISSLTSGNGKGGDLLINSVKLNLKNGGRVDASTLASGPAGNITINSKDSISVSGIIPGSVNPSLIISSANIVDPSIQAGLELPPIPTGESGSITIRTGRLEVFDGAEVTVKNDGPNNAGQLTIFAKNIRVSDGGTLSGSTKGGDGGNVLLFVDILLLEDGSISTSALNQGKGGNISAVANFVIALKNSNITAEAEQGQGGNITIAAKAVFLGPDVDVSVSSDAGLQASGTFRVVVEQQDFNETSAPAPDVITTPKVSSVCNPSGKVSEFVVLGTGGLKEDPQSGQSKGLKWNMETSDLATVPSETELPKAPLVEAKGWQKLDDRRVMLTANPQNSSNKVAAHPTPCNQSS, from the coding sequence ATGCATAGATTTTTCCATAAATTCATCAAGTCAGGATCATGTAAGAATACAGTTTTAATTGGAACTGCTCTAACAATATTTAATTCACTTTCTTTACTTGTTGGTACAAATGCTCAAGTGATTCCAGACGCAAGTTTTAAGAATGAAACCTCTATAGTGATTCCCAATCAAGTGGTTGACGGCATCCCAAGTGAGAAGATTTCTGGCGGAGCAACTAGAGGGTCTAACCTTTTTCATAGCTTTCAAGAATTCAACATCAATACAGGCCGTGGTATTTACTTTGACAACCCTCAAGGTATTCAAAGTATCTTGACGAGAGTTACAGGTAATAATTCATCTAATATATACGGTGTGTTGGGAGTTTTAGGTGAGGCAGACTTGTTTTTGCTCAATCCCAATGGTGTTATCTTTGGTCCAAATGCTCGATTAGATCTAAACAGTTCCTTTTTGGCAACCAGTGCTGACTATATTAAGTTTGAAGATGGACAAAGCTTCAGTGCCCGCTCAAGAGAAGCAGTTCCTATGCTAACCATCAGTACACCTGTTGGCCTTGGATTTACTGGTAGTGCTGGGCCAATTGAAGTTCAAGGTCCAGGTCATGTCAATCAAATTCCTCAGCAATTACTACCATCAACTCCCTTGGATTCAAATTCAGCGGGTTTAAAAGTTAGACCTGATAATACTATTGCGCTCATTGGTGGCGAAGTTATTTTTAGGGGTGGTATAGTAACCTCTCCTTCAGGAAGTATCGAAATCGGGAGCGTAATCTCTGGAGAGGTTGGCATCAGCAAAAACTCAGATTCTGGTATTTCACTGAAACCTCAAGGTATTAAGTCACGAGGTAATATCTTATTCTCACAACTTGCGCTTCTAGACGCTAGTGGTTTTAGAAATGGAAATATTAGAATTTTCGGGGAAAATGTTACTTTCACTGATTCCTCTATGGCATTAATACAAAATCTTGGATCGAGCCCTTTAGGAGAAATAAATATAGATTCTCAAAACTCATTAACGATTCTAGGGGATACAAAATTTACTTCAAAATCTACTCAGTTAATCCTACCCGAAAGAGGGATTATTACTCATACTTTTGCCGATGGAAGAGGAGCCAATATAAGCATTTCAACTAAAGTACTAAATGTTGATTTTGCTGGTCGCATCATAGCTAGATCAGTTGGCTCTGGGTCGAGTGGTGATCTGACTATTTTTGCTTCTGAATCAACCACAATTTCAGGTAATTCCCCCTTTAACCCGTCATTTCCTCTTGGTAGCACTGTTGCTACTGCTGCTGCTGGTACTGGTTCTTCAGGGCACATAGCACTTTTTTCTCCACAACTATCTATCAAGGATGGAGGTCAACTTACTTCATCAGTTTTTAGAAATTCTGACGGAGGTGATATAGTTATCAATTCAGAGATGATAGATCTATCAGGATTCAATCTAATAAGTCTTTCTCCAAGTATTATTTCATCTTTAACAAGTGGGAATGGTAAAGGAGGAGATCTACTAATTAATTCAGTAAAATTAAACCTGAAAAATGGTGGCCGTGTTGATGCATCAACACTTGCTAGTGGCCCAGCAGGAAATATTACTATCAATTCAAAAGACTCGATAAGTGTTAGTGGTATTATTCCAGGTTCAGTCAACCCTAGTTTAATTATTTCTTCAGCAAATATCGTCGATCCAAGCATTCAAGCGGGCCTTGAATTACCTCCAATTCCTACAGGTGAATCAGGTAGTATCACAATCAGGACAGGTCGATTAGAAGTTTTTGATGGAGCAGAAGTCACTGTCAAGAATGACGGGCCAAATAATGCAGGCCAACTGACAATTTTCGCTAAGAATATTAGAGTTTCCGATGGTGGTACTCTTTCAGGCAGCACAAAGGGTGGCGATGGTGGCAATGTCTTGCTCTTTGTCGATATCTTGCTCCTTGAAGATGGATCGATCTCTACATCAGCTCTAAACCAGGGTAAAGGGGGCAACATTTCAGCAGTCGCTAATTTCGTGATTGCCCTTAAGAACAGCAATATCACTGCTGAGGCGGAGCAAGGTCAAGGAGGCAATATTACAATCGCAGCTAAGGCAGTTTTCTTAGGTCCTGATGTTGATGTCAGTGTCTCTTCAGATGCAGGCTTGCAGGCCAGTGGGACTTTCAGGGTTGTAGTTGAGCAACAAGATTTTAACGAAACTAGCGCACCCGCTCCTGATGTTATCACTACACCTAAAGTTTCTTCAGTTTGCAATCCTTCAGGCAAAGTGAGCGAATTTGTTGTATTAGGTACTGGTGGTCTTAAAGAAGATCCTCAGTCTGGACAATCTAAGGGTTTGAAGTGGAATATGGAAACGTCCGATCTCGCAACAGTACCTTCCGAAACAGAATTACCCAAAGCCCCTTTAGTCGAAGCTAAGGGTTGGCAAAAGCTGGATGATCGTAGAGTTATGTTAACTGCTAATCCCCAAAACTCAAGCAACAAAGTTGCAGCACATCCAACCCCCTGCAATCAATCCTCCTGA
- a CDS encoding AAA family ATPase, with protein sequence MVSWHHALTFVNDLAFSKRGKRLGEAEIKVLEAAWGKYDYKQAAENSRYTQNYLQRTVAPKLWKFLDEELAEELGVEEKLDKNLFRSAIEQVVLGEKLAPSLFDPELGQQSILGSQPPEVHKSIGRDTEVEELHQAIQGNRCVILTGIQGIGKSTLASKLVRKVSSEGNSRFDSIIWQSAYYPLEDFIKGLMITLDLPQKDIDPRKSLQTLLSSLLIHLRQESSLIVIDNLETLLKRLGDSQPDFDVFIRRIIEENHRGCFVLISRQPLNGIELLQSSGLPVSHKKIDGLDLELSVKLLESEGISVKKNHYSIIDTFLGNPYVLKCAADKVKRFYSGNLDNIISNKTSLGSNILEESFNESFVDFDSLSKMEKKVLLVLAQEAEKSSDPIAFSLLISQLNTQEIIVSESDLIAAIESLERLCPIEIIPSRPGSEASFTLQPMFRKYVIKNSHRITGEVNHFSHSPPT encoded by the coding sequence TTGGTTAGCTGGCATCATGCACTTACGTTTGTGAATGACTTGGCGTTTTCCAAACGAGGTAAACGCCTGGGTGAAGCTGAAATTAAAGTCCTAGAAGCTGCTTGGGGAAAATATGACTACAAACAAGCTGCTGAGAACTCTCGCTATACCCAGAATTACTTGCAACGAACAGTTGCTCCTAAGCTATGGAAATTCCTGGATGAGGAGCTAGCTGAAGAGCTTGGGGTTGAGGAGAAACTGGATAAAAATTTATTTCGGTCGGCGATAGAACAGGTAGTTCTTGGAGAAAAGCTAGCACCCAGCCTCTTCGATCCAGAACTGGGACAACAATCAATTCTTGGAAGTCAGCCTCCAGAAGTACACAAAAGTATTGGCCGAGATACTGAGGTAGAGGAATTACATCAGGCGATTCAAGGAAATCGATGTGTCATACTAACTGGCATTCAAGGAATTGGCAAGAGTACTCTAGCTTCAAAGTTAGTTCGTAAGGTAAGCAGCGAGGGAAACTCTAGATTTGATTCCATTATTTGGCAATCAGCATATTATCCATTAGAGGATTTTATCAAAGGCTTGATGATCACTCTTGATCTTCCTCAAAAAGATATAGATCCAAGAAAATCATTACAAACTTTACTTTCTTCTCTACTAATTCACTTAAGGCAAGAATCAAGTTTAATAGTAATCGATAATCTAGAAACGCTACTAAAGAGGCTTGGAGACTCCCAACCTGATTTCGATGTATTTATTAGAAGAATAATAGAAGAAAATCATAGAGGATGTTTTGTTCTTATTAGCCGTCAACCCTTAAATGGAATTGAGTTACTGCAAAGCTCAGGATTGCCTGTCTCCCATAAAAAAATAGATGGTCTTGATCTAGAATTGAGTGTCAAGCTGCTTGAGTCTGAAGGAATATCGGTCAAAAAAAATCACTATTCAATTATAGATACATTTTTAGGCAATCCTTATGTGTTGAAATGTGCAGCAGATAAAGTTAAACGTTTTTATAGTGGCAATCTAGACAATATCATATCTAATAAAACTTCTCTAGGAAGTAATATTCTCGAAGAGAGTTTTAATGAGAGTTTTGTAGATTTTGACTCCTTAAGTAAGATGGAGAAAAAAGTTTTATTAGTCTTAGCACAGGAAGCTGAAAAGTCTTCAGATCCGATAGCATTTTCTCTTTTAATAAGCCAGCTCAATACTCAAGAAATTATCGTATCAGAGTCAGATTTGATTGCTGCAATAGAGTCCCTAGAACGGTTATGCCCTATTGAGATTATTCCTTCACGTCCAGGTAGTGAAGCTAGCTTTACATTACAGCCTATGTTTAGGAAATACGTTATAAAAAACTCTCACAGAATTACAGGCGAAGTGAATCATTTCTCCCACTCCCCACCTACATAG
- a CDS encoding CHAT domain-containing protein — protein sequence MLKLFFRRRFGFLVLLIFTQTLLTPAVASEDSVKQANALNQQGLQLLDAGNPNEALQILTQSQTIYKKLNNTAGIYGTLINQSLAYKQMGQYHSACTRLTQVLNLDTNICRRWKQTSQEELKTSLEKSNNIIQSQQIIALHNLGNILRLLGQLEASELVLKQGLPHSSLLSGEDRHSIELALANTYQSLYKQAYNQLSISIDSDSQANSLNTAQEYAQAALANYQSVTESQSADRIRAQLNTLQILLHLKKSDSSPLKGIYQQSQNLIGSYFNNLIAADFSQFPANESINLQLKLSYLLAEASLLEIPSSENNLSLAYEMTRDALRQAEAFGDKRLVSQAYGIFGTLYLQSDQLEDATQVFTKALKLAQTIQDDYLAYQWSWEIAQIHQQRGERTQAIAAYSSTLQHLDKVRTLLISANADLQFNFKESVEPVYHNYLQLLLSSPNPDLQLVLTTHKQLQVAELENYLKCGKLTTAQTNNQQTPYTSTIHIFELNGQVEIIAKTQDGIFRHQPDSSVVQEELSRLFNFLHSDSFEEISEAHFRRNSQVLYEQIIAPLEDHLPPTGDLLFVLDSNFQNLPLSMLHDGQKYLVERYSVTNALNTQLQQVQPQSLEELNVLFAGLSEDSPSFTKPDVPWNLEALPEVEDELASVKEASNKTISLLNNDFTTNRLQSKLQGDTPIVHLASHGQFSSDPEQTMILAFDAPIKANEFHDLISQKIELGQSSIELLILSACQTAKGDRKSALGIAGLSVQAGSRNTLASLWLAESEATSELITTFYEGLDNNMPKARALQQAQIKLIGSEEYWHPYFWGNFVLVGS from the coding sequence ATGTTAAAACTGTTTTTTCGTAGAAGATTTGGATTTCTCGTACTTCTGATTTTCACTCAAACCCTTCTAACCCCAGCAGTGGCATCAGAGGATTCTGTTAAACAAGCCAACGCCTTAAACCAACAGGGATTACAACTCTTGGATGCAGGGAATCCTAACGAAGCCTTGCAGATTCTTACACAATCCCAGACCATTTATAAGAAGTTAAACAACACCGCTGGCATTTATGGCACTCTCATCAATCAAAGCCTCGCTTATAAACAGATGGGTCAGTACCATTCTGCCTGTACCAGGCTAACTCAGGTACTCAATCTCGATACAAACATTTGCCGAAGGTGGAAACAAACTAGTCAAGAAGAGCTAAAAACATCTCTGGAGAAGTCGAATAATATTATTCAGAGTCAACAAATCATAGCTCTCCACAATCTAGGTAATATTTTACGGTTGTTGGGTCAGCTAGAAGCCTCTGAACTAGTTCTCAAGCAAGGATTACCTCACTCATCCTTGCTGAGTGGTGAAGATCGCCATTCCATCGAATTAGCGCTTGCTAATACTTACCAGTCTTTATATAAGCAAGCCTACAATCAGCTATCTATTTCCATTGATTCCGACAGCCAAGCTAATTCCTTAAATACAGCACAAGAGTATGCTCAAGCTGCTCTAGCCAATTATCAATCTGTTACTGAAAGTCAATCAGCGGATCGAATTCGCGCTCAACTCAATACTCTGCAAATCCTTCTTCATCTCAAAAAAAGCGACTCATCACCACTTAAAGGCATTTACCAGCAATCGCAGAATCTCATCGGTTCTTACTTCAATAATCTGATTGCCGCTGACTTCAGTCAATTCCCTGCAAATGAATCAATTAATCTCCAACTCAAATTAAGCTATCTTTTAGCGGAAGCTAGCCTACTTGAAATACCGAGCAGTGAAAATAACCTAAGTCTTGCCTATGAGATGACTAGAGATGCCTTGCGTCAAGCCGAAGCGTTTGGAGATAAAAGATTAGTATCACAAGCCTATGGGATCTTTGGAACACTTTACCTGCAATCGGACCAACTAGAGGATGCGACACAGGTCTTCACTAAGGCACTCAAACTTGCCCAGACCATCCAAGACGATTACCTAGCTTACCAATGGTCATGGGAGATTGCTCAAATTCATCAGCAACGGGGGGAAAGAACCCAAGCAATTGCAGCTTACTCTTCTACCCTGCAGCACTTAGATAAGGTGCGAACCTTACTGATTTCAGCTAACGCTGATCTTCAATTCAATTTCAAAGAAAGTGTAGAACCTGTCTATCACAACTATTTACAGCTTTTACTTTCCTCCCCAAACCCTGATTTGCAACTTGTCCTAACAACCCATAAGCAGCTACAAGTAGCTGAATTGGAGAATTATCTTAAGTGTGGGAAGCTGACCACTGCCCAAACTAATAACCAACAAACTCCTTACACTTCCACAATCCATATCTTTGAACTCAATGGGCAAGTTGAGATCATCGCCAAAACCCAGGATGGGATATTCAGACACCAGCCCGATTCATCAGTTGTCCAGGAGGAATTATCCAGGCTCTTCAATTTCTTGCATAGCGACTCATTTGAGGAAATATCAGAAGCCCATTTTAGAAGGAATTCACAAGTACTTTATGAGCAAATCATTGCCCCCCTCGAAGACCATCTCCCTCCCACTGGCGATCTGTTATTCGTCTTAGATAGCAATTTTCAGAATCTTCCTCTAAGTATGCTGCATGATGGTCAGAAGTATTTGGTTGAGCGATACAGTGTAACCAATGCTCTCAATACCCAACTCCAGCAAGTTCAACCTCAAAGTCTTGAGGAGTTAAACGTCCTTTTTGCCGGGTTATCAGAAGATTCCCCTAGCTTTACTAAGCCTGATGTCCCTTGGAATCTAGAAGCCTTACCTGAAGTAGAAGATGAGCTAGCTAGTGTTAAGGAAGCATCAAACAAAACCATTTCTCTTCTCAATAATGACTTCACAACCAACCGCCTTCAATCAAAGCTGCAAGGCGATACTCCAATTGTTCATTTAGCGAGTCATGGGCAATTTAGTTCTGACCCTGAACAAACAATGATTTTGGCCTTTGATGCACCGATCAAGGCTAATGAATTTCATGATCTAATTAGCCAAAAAATTGAGTTAGGGCAGTCTTCAATTGAGCTGTTAATCCTAAGTGCCTGCCAAACGGCAAAAGGAGATAGAAAGTCGGCCCTTGGTATCGCTGGCTTATCTGTTCAAGCTGGGTCACGGAATACTCTAGCTTCGCTGTGGTTAGCGGAATCTGAAGCAACCTCTGAACTGATTACCACTTTCTACGAAGGTCTGGACAACAATATGCCTAAAGCTAGAGCGCTACAACAAGCCCAAATCAAATTAATAGGATCTGAAGAATATTGGCATCCTTACTTCTGGGGAAATTTTGTTCTTGTCGGGAGCTGA
- a CDS encoding ParB N-terminal domain-containing protein, with protein MPPKNLQSESSESSIQLVEIAKIRRDGGTQPRAQLYSEVVAEYVEDMEKGAEFPPVTVFFDGKEYWLADGFHRVQAKEATGAKEIKADVHLGENRDAVLYAVGANASHGLRRTNADKRRAVERLLRDHEWKLWSDNAIAKQCGVGHPLVGRIRKEIQSTTKDDPPTLRRGMDNRLIDTSKIGKSAQVSKGTNKRQRKKKQTGKTTSTPLVQSKEVVRGDTWRLGKSHYLFCGDSSSKKFQKLLPPEIGLFMIFIDTEEHWPTSLLDNTKNAFSFYSSYGEDIDLRNLRQIVENCIVTTTEADDAVIMINLPDPSLFILMESLYCLCYCAEPDPQRCTDALTAWATTKKSVKKL; from the coding sequence ATGCCGCCCAAAAATCTCCAAAGCGAATCTTCAGAATCTTCTATCCAACTAGTTGAGATAGCAAAAATTCGCAGGGACGGAGGAACGCAGCCCCGCGCTCAACTCTATTCAGAAGTGGTTGCTGAATATGTTGAGGATATGGAAAAAGGTGCAGAATTCCCACCTGTTACAGTCTTTTTTGACGGTAAAGAATATTGGTTGGCTGATGGTTTTCACAGGGTACAAGCCAAAGAAGCTACAGGAGCAAAGGAGATTAAAGCAGATGTGCATCTTGGAGAAAATCGAGATGCTGTACTGTACGCTGTTGGAGCTAATGCATCACATGGCCTAAGAAGAACTAATGCAGATAAACGTCGAGCCGTGGAGAGGTTACTACGTGATCACGAATGGAAATTATGGAGCGATAATGCTATTGCCAAACAATGTGGTGTTGGTCATCCTCTAGTTGGGAGGATTCGGAAAGAGATTCAATCAACGACTAAAGATGATCCACCAACTCTCCGCAGAGGAATGGACAACCGATTAATAGATACTTCTAAGATTGGCAAATCTGCTCAAGTGTCTAAGGGTACAAATAAACGACAACGGAAAAAGAAACAGACTGGTAAAACCACCTCCACACCTCTTGTTCAATCTAAAGAGGTTGTAAGAGGCGATACCTGGAGGTTAGGTAAATCTCACTATTTATTCTGTGGTGACTCATCATCCAAGAAGTTTCAAAAGCTCTTGCCCCCTGAAATTGGACTTTTCATGATCTTTATAGACACAGAAGAACATTGGCCGACATCTCTCCTAGACAACACAAAGAATGCTTTTTCTTTTTATTCTTCCTACGGAGAAGATATAGATCTAAGGAATTTACGCCAAATCGTTGAAAACTGTATTGTTACTACAACAGAAGCTGATGATGCCGTTATCATGATCAACCTCCCAGATCCTTCTCTTTTTATCTTAATGGAGAGTCTATACTGCCTTTGCTATTGTGCCGAGCCAGACCCTCAGCGTTGTACGGACGCTCTGACTGCTTGGGCAACAACTAAAAAATCAGTAAAAAAGCTGTAA
- a CDS encoding ParB N-terminal domain-containing protein gives MNQLIQKLEALSLDRITLDHEIQPRQQLNQEVVAEYAEAMKRGATFPPVVVFFDGSKYWLADGFHRIAAKQANGDLEILAEEKIGSRRDAILFAAGANVMHGLRRTNADKHRVVERLIQDSEWCLWSDNAIAQQCGVSRTLVRKTRQLTLPTCIKNKSVSRKGADGRIINISNIGKKEKAVNKDAECIQATEPNTLISIKRSQFPTKASVSQDQLTNYLKQIQFPLNFNGEQHKLGGNRTHLQIDWQYGNQSGHLQIPIHQIMLLDEQSAG, from the coding sequence ATGAACCAACTTATTCAAAAACTCGAAGCCCTTAGTCTAGATAGGATTACCCTTGATCATGAGATTCAACCCCGACAGCAACTCAATCAGGAGGTGGTTGCTGAATATGCTGAAGCTATGAAGCGGGGGGCTACGTTCCCACCAGTAGTTGTTTTCTTCGACGGCTCTAAGTACTGGTTAGCTGACGGGTTTCATAGGATTGCTGCAAAACAGGCAAACGGTGATCTTGAAATCCTTGCTGAGGAAAAAATCGGCTCTCGTCGAGATGCTATTTTATTCGCCGCTGGAGCAAACGTTATGCATGGATTGAGAAGAACCAACGCTGATAAACACCGGGTTGTCGAGCGACTAATACAGGATTCTGAATGGTGTTTATGGAGTGACAACGCGATTGCTCAACAATGTGGTGTAAGTCGTACTCTAGTTAGAAAAACAAGACAACTAACCTTGCCGACTTGTATAAAAAACAAGTCAGTTTCTCGTAAAGGAGCTGATGGACGCATTATAAATATCAGTAATATTGGCAAGAAAGAAAAGGCTGTAAACAAAGATGCTGAGTGTATTCAAGCAACTGAGCCTAATACATTAATCTCTATAAAAAGATCTCAATTCCCTACAAAAGCAAGCGTTTCTCAAGATCAACTAACCAACTATCTCAAACAAATTCAGTTCCCATTGAATTTTAACGGCGAACAGCATAAGCTCGGAGGAAACAGAACCCATCTCCAGATTGACTGGCAGTATGGCAACCAATCTGGACATCTTCAAATTCCAATCCATCAGATCATGCTTCTAGATGAACAATCAGCAGGCTGA
- a CDS encoding protein kinase domain-containing protein: MSYCIHPFCTERQNQGDFEECQACGSPLLIDGRFRLIRPIRPLDDNSPSEVFEVIDVQGNRLHPPGTHKILKVLRSQKEKYVELMDREAHILRALRHPGIPFAYIDDYFTVKPKEFKITLHCLAIEKIDGVDLREWLDEHGKVSQSTAIDWLIQIVEILSVVHEKGYFHRDIKPSNIMLKPDGKIVLIDFGAVRDVTETYLAKIHGENKTGCLLDRDTTLVRTIGYSPPEQIRGRALPQSDFYALGRTMIHLMTGEHPRTLPEDPDTGLLVWRDLAPQIDKPLKDYIDELNDVLPGKRPHNTQEILQYLQNRLPKNIKRYRRFHSKPYQLLAVILTALVLFGLFQGGRIGISRYFFRLATESESEDNFEEAQKHYEWAIFFDPHDYSSYNNLGLSCQFQKKYNCAIENFGKASELEPDNEIAFYNVGGVYEDVQDYKTARLFYEKAIKISKGKHLPSRNNLARLDILEGNHQKALASIQQVLRLDGLHPWTKASLYKNLGWAQFKMEQYDKAMVNLERSIELDPNEASSQCLLAKTRNKKNLDAQSHWKLCLFLNSDLPEVWTWKQEFIDRLENMP; this comes from the coding sequence GTGAGCTACTGTATTCATCCTTTTTGTACGGAACGACAAAATCAGGGTGATTTTGAGGAGTGTCAAGCATGTGGCTCTCCGTTACTGATCGATGGGCGATTCCGTTTAATTCGACCTATTCGCCCTTTGGATGATAACAGTCCCTCTGAGGTGTTTGAGGTTATCGATGTTCAGGGGAATCGGTTACATCCACCTGGGACACACAAAATCCTAAAGGTCTTGAGATCTCAGAAAGAAAAGTATGTAGAGCTGATGGATCGGGAAGCTCACATTCTAAGAGCACTCAGACATCCAGGCATTCCTTTTGCTTATATTGATGATTATTTTACGGTTAAACCCAAGGAATTCAAGATTACACTGCATTGTCTAGCGATTGAGAAGATAGACGGTGTAGACCTTAGAGAATGGCTAGATGAGCATGGAAAGGTTTCTCAATCTACTGCGATTGATTGGCTAATTCAGATCGTTGAAATCTTGAGTGTAGTTCATGAAAAGGGCTATTTCCATCGAGATATAAAACCCTCGAATATCATGCTCAAACCCGATGGAAAGATTGTTTTGATTGACTTCGGAGCAGTGCGGGATGTAACGGAGACGTACCTTGCCAAAATACATGGGGAGAATAAAACAGGTTGCTTGCTAGATCGGGATACTACTTTAGTACGCACAATTGGCTATTCCCCTCCAGAGCAAATCCGAGGTAGGGCACTTCCCCAATCAGATTTTTATGCATTGGGGAGAACCATGATCCATTTAATGACAGGTGAACATCCCCGAACGCTACCTGAAGACCCAGATACAGGACTGCTCGTATGGCGTGACTTAGCTCCACAAATTGATAAGCCTCTCAAAGATTATATTGATGAGCTGAATGATGTTTTGCCAGGTAAGCGGCCACACAACACTCAGGAGATTTTGCAGTATTTACAGAATCGCCTTCCAAAAAATATCAAAAGATATCGTCGTTTCCATTCCAAGCCTTATCAGCTACTTGCAGTGATACTCACAGCCTTAGTACTTTTTGGACTATTTCAAGGTGGGAGGATTGGTATCTCAAGATATTTTTTCAGACTGGCGACCGAAAGCGAAAGCGAAGACAATTTTGAGGAAGCACAGAAGCATTATGAATGGGCAATCTTCTTTGATCCCCATGATTATTCGTCTTACAACAATCTAGGTCTGTCCTGCCAATTCCAAAAAAAATACAATTGCGCCATCGAAAACTTTGGTAAGGCATCAGAGCTAGAGCCTGATAACGAAATTGCTTTTTACAATGTGGGTGGTGTCTATGAGGATGTCCAAGACTATAAGACAGCAAGATTATTCTATGAAAAGGCAATCAAGATAAGCAAGGGAAAGCATTTACCCTCGCGTAATAATTTAGCAAGGTTGGATATTTTGGAAGGTAACCATCAAAAAGCTCTTGCAAGCATCCAACAAGTCCTGAGACTAGATGGCCTCCATCCTTGGACTAAAGCATCCTTATACAAGAATTTAGGATGGGCGCAGTTCAAAATGGAACAATATGACAAGGCAATGGTCAATCTAGAACGAAGTATTGAATTAGATCCAAACGAAGCGAGTAGCCAGTGCCTTCTAGCCAAAACTAGGAACAAGAAAAATTTAGACGCTCAATCTCACTGGAAACTCTGTTTATTCCTGAACTCTGATCTACCGGAAGTTTGGACATGGAAACAAGAATTTATAGATCGATTAGAGAATATGCCCTGA